In one Solanum dulcamara chromosome 1, daSolDulc1.2, whole genome shotgun sequence genomic region, the following are encoded:
- the LOC129883864 gene encoding heat shock factor-binding protein-like: protein MDGHDGDNTKQSTADMTVFVQNLLQQMQTRFQTMSESIISKIDEMGNRIDELEQSINDLRGEMGQDGAPSPSASLKPKEEPKPADDTSA, encoded by the exons ATG GATGGGCATGATGGTGATAATACAAAACAAAGCACTGCTGATATGACTGTGTTT GTCCAGAATCTTCTTCAGCAGATG CAAACCAGATTCCAGACAATGTCCGAATCAATCATCTCAAAAA TTGATGAGATGGGAAACCGGATTGATGAACTTGAACAGAGCATCAATGATTTGAGAGGTGAAATGGGTCAAGATGGTGCTCCATCGCCTTCGGCATCTTTGAAACCAAAAGAGGAACCGAAGCCAGCAGATGATACTAGTGCATAA
- the LOC129890929 gene encoding WAT1-related protein At3g30340-like produces MKSYVEWYPIIIMLAIDFAFAISNILLKKIIMDGMNHFVFITYRQSISTLFLAPVAFFLERNTRPKLTPQILCYLFLSAIVGASLTQYLFLLGIQYTSATFACAFLNMVPVITFLLALLFGLETTNIKDRSGRAKVIGTLICLGGAFLLTFYKGKPLIHFSHFQDLSQTLEEPISSSKRNVQWIFGSMILFAGTLLWSSWFLIQSKIGKKYPCQYSSTVIMTFFSAIQSAILTFSTDRRLSIWIPKEKIIDMLSVVYTGLIGSGLCFVGMSWCVKKRGPVFTAAFSPLIQVIAAMLDVPILHEQFHLGSVIGSVIVIVGLYFLLWGKTKEMKKVSQETEEKKEKEINFQLHEANNEPEIP; encoded by the exons ATGAAGAGCTATGTGGAATGGTATCCTATCATTATTATGCTGGCGATAGATTTTGCATTCGCGATTAGTAATATACTTCTTAAGAAGATTATCATGGATGGTATGAACCATTTTGTGTTCATCACTTATCGACAGTCCATTTCAACCTTGTTTTTAGCCCCAGTCGCCTTCTTTCTTGAAAG GAATACAAGGCCTAAACTCACACCTCAAATCTTGTGTTATCTTTTCTTGAGTGCAATTGTTGG GGCATCTCTTACACAATACTTATTCCTTCTAGGCATACAATACACTTCTGCAACATTTGCATGTGCATTTCTCAACATGGTTCCAGTGATAACATTTCTCTTGGCATTACTTTTCGG GTTAGAGACAACTAATATAAAAGATAGAAGTGGAAGAGCCAAAGTTATTGGTACATTAATATGCCTTGGAGGTGCCTTTTTACTGACTTTTTACAAAGGCAAACCTTTAATCCATTTTTCACACTTTCAAGATTTATCTCAAACTTTGGAAGAACCTATTAGTTCCTCTAAAAGAAATGTACAATGGATCTTTGGCTCAATGATCTTATTTGCTGGAACTCTTTTGTGGTCCTCATGGTTCCTTATTCAATCGAAAATTGGgaagaaatatccatgtcagtaCTCGAGCACCGTTATTATGACCTTTTTCAGTGCCATACAATCAGCTATCTTAACTTTTTCCACTGATAGAAGACTTTCCATTTGGATTCCAAAGGAAAAGATCATCGATATGTTGAGTGTCGTTTATACT GGCTTAATAGGTTCAGGATTATGCTTTGTTGGAATGTCGTGGTGTGTTAAGAAGAGAGGACCTGTCTTTACTGCAGCATTTAGTCCTCTTATACAAGTTATCGCAGCCATGTTAGACGTTCCAATTCTACACGAACAATTCCATCTCGGAAG TGTGATTGGATCAGTTATTGTAATCGTCGGACTATACTTTTTACTATGGGGCAAGACTAAAGAAATGAAGAAAGTTTCTCAAGAAACtgaagagaaaaaggaaaaggagaTAAATTTCCAACTTCATGAAGCTAATAATGAACCAGAGATACCTTGA